Part of the Streptomyces sp. NBC_01353 genome, CAGCCTGCGTGGTCACCTCGTACGGGCCGGGGCTGGCCGCGATCGGCATGGTGCTGGTCGCCGAGCGGTACGCCCGCCAAGGCGTGGGGCGCCGGCTCATGCTCCATGTGCTGGAGGAGGCCGGAGACACCCCACTCACGCTCCATGCGACCCCGAACGGACAGCCTCTCTACGAGCAACTGGGCTTCGCCCAGACGGGCCGCGCGGAGATGGTCATGGGCCGCTTCACTCCGACGGAACCGGCCCCGGACATCCCGACCCGCCCCGCCACGGCGGAGGACCTCCAGGCGATCCTGCGCCTGGACACGGAGATCTTCGGTCTGGACCGCACCCATATGATCACCCGCTTGCCCGCCTTTGCCGATCAGCTCCGCGTCACCGAGACCGACGGAGAGATCACCGGTTTCGCGGCAGCCTGGCCGAACATGCACACCCAGGTCATCGGCCCTCTGATCGCCCGGGACACAGCGACCGCGCAGGCTCTCGTCGCCTCCCTGGCCACCGCCACGGACCGCCCCCTGCGCACGGACATCGATGTACGCCACGAGTCGCTGCTGCGCTGGCTCAAGACGAACGGCCTCGCCCCGATCGCGTTCAACGCGGTCATGGTGCGCTCGCTGGACGGGCTCCCGGGCGACTGGCGGCGACGCTTCGCCCCTCTCACCGTGGCAGCGGGATAAGAATCAAGTAATTGCACACGCGGGCTATTGCAGTCATCGTCTACTCTGGGAGAAGCCGCTCCGGATCGAGGAGAGATCATGACCGCGACCGACCCCGCTCTCACCGCCCTCTCCCAGGGCTGGTGCTCCCTCTCGTTGCTGCACGGCAGGATCGAATCCCACATCGAGCGCGCGCTGGAAACCAACCACGGCCTGAGCATGCGCGAGTACTCGCTGCTGGACGTCCTCAGCCGCCAGCACAGCGGGCCGGGCGGGCATCTCCAGATGAAGCAGGTCGCGGACGCCGTCGTACTCAGCCAGAGTGCCACCACGCGTCTGGTGACCCGCCTGGAGGACCGCGGCCTGCTCACGCGCTACCTCTGCGCCACCGACCGACGCGGCATCTACACCGATGTCACCGAAGCCGGCATGGCTCTGCTCGAAGAGGCACGACCCACCAATGACCGTGCGCTGCGCGAGGCGCTCGACGAGGCCGCGAAGGACCCGGAGCTGACTCCCCTGGTCCGCGTCGTCGAAGGCATGTGGGTCCCGGCCTAGCCGGACCGTGCCCTGGGCGTAGTCTGCGCCCCATGAGCGATCTTGAGATACGGCCCGCCACCGCCGACGATCTCCCGGACATCGTCGCCATGCTCGCCGATGACCCGCTGGGCGCCCAGCGTGAGTCCCCCGACGACCTCACCCCGTACACCGCGGCCTTCGAGCGACTGGCACAGGACCCGAACCAGCATCTGGTCGTGGCCGCGCGCGGTCCCAAGGTCGTCGGCACCCTTCAGCTCACGATCATTCCCGGGCTCTCCCGTCGCGGGTCCACGCGGTCGATCATCGAAGGCGTCCGCATCCACGCGGAGGAGCGGGGCGGCGGCCTGGGCACCCGGCTCATCGAGTGGGCCGTCGAGGAGTCCCGGCGCCAGAACTGCCAGTTGGTGCAGCTGACCTCCGACGCCACTCGCACGGACGCCCACCGCTTCTATGAGCGCCTGGGGTTCGAGGCCTCGCACCTGGGCTTCAAGCTGACCCTCTGAAGGTGCCTGCGAGCCGCCATCACGGCCGAGCGGACCGGGCAGGACGCCGAGGGCACACCCCCGGCGTCCTGTTTCACGTGAAACACCCGGCTCAGAGGCCGCGCCAGCCCGCCTCATCGACCCCGCCGGGCACCGCGCCACCCTGCTCGTAGGGCTCCCGGGTGAAGACGAAGGACGCCAGATCAAGGTGGCTCACCGAGCCGTCCGCCCGCCGCACCACACGCAGCTTCTCCCCCGCGTAGTAGCCGTTCAGCCCGATCCACCCACCCTCGGGCAGCGCCCGGAAGGTCGCCCGGCGTCCGGGCCCACGCAGCGGTTCGAGGACCACACTCCGGTCGGAGCCCAGGCGGAGCCCGTACGCGTACGTTCCCCAGTACCAGGGGCCCGTCAGCTCCAGCAGCTCCTGGTCGACCTCGGCCGCGGGCAAGGGCCGCCACGGCTCGGGGAACCTGGGCTCGGCATCTGCCACGATCCGTACGAGATCGGCGGCCACCACCGAAGTCGGCGGCCCAGAGGTGGCGTTGGCGAGAGCGACCGCCGCCACCCCGTCCTCCACACTGACCCAGAGACACGCGACGAAACCGGGCAGCGAGCCGGTGTGCCCGATGAGCGTCCGCCCGTCCTTGCGCAGCAGTTGGATGCCGAAGCCGTAGCCGCCCTCCCATTCACCGGCTCCCGGCGGCGCCGCCGGCGTACGCATCTCCTCGACGGAAGCCGCGCTGAGCACCCGGTCGTCGCCCTGGGCGAGAAAGCCGGCGAAGCGGCAGAGGTCCTCGGCCGTCGACCAGAGCTGTCCGGCCGGCGCCATCACCCCCAGGTCCTCGGACGGTTCGGGCAGCATCACATCGGCCCAGGGGTGCACGGCCCAGCCACCGGCATGGGGAGCCACCGGCTGCGCGCTCGTACGCGTCAGCCCCAGAGGCTCCAGGATCTCGCCGCGCAGCGCCTCCTCCCAGGACACTCCACGGGCCGCCTCGACCAGCGAACCGAGCAGTGTGTAGCCGGGGTTGGAGTAGTGATGGCGGCGTCCCACCGGGTGGACCCGGGGATCGTCGCCCAGGACATCGGCCAGCTCCGGCCGGACGGTCCCGGGGGTCCGCTCCCACCACGGCGCAGGTGTCTCGGCCGCGAGGCCGGCGCTGTGCCCGAGGAGCTGGGCGATGGTCACATCACCCACGCCCGTACCCGAAAGGTGCTTGTCCAGCGGGTCGTTCAGATCTAGGAGTCCCTCGTCCCGGAGCCGCATCACCAGGACCGCGGTGAACACCTTGGTGAGGGAGCCGATCCGGTACTGCGTATCGGCATCCGGGGCATGGCCGTCGACACAGCTGCGCGAGCCGCTCCACACCATCGCGCCGTCGCGGGCCACCGCCCCGACGAGGGAGGGCGACCTCCCCTCGGACTGGGCGACGGCAACACGGTGCAGCAGGGCTCGTTCGGTGCTGGGAAGCAGAACGTCGAAGGGTGAGGTCATGCCCCGATCCAACGCCGTCCCCCCGCTGGAGTCGACCACATTTCACGCGGGGCGGACGCTCAGCTCGTCGAACTCCCGATCAGGTCTGGGCCATGTCGACAAAGCGGGAGTAGTGACCCTGGAAGGCGACCGTGATCGTCGCCGTGGGGCCGTTACGGTGCTTGCCCACGATGATGTCCGCCTCGCCCGCGCGCGGCGACTCCTTCTCGTACGCGTCCTCACGGTGCAGCAGGATCACCATGTCCGCGTCCTGCTCGATGGAGCCGGATTCACGCAGGTCGGAGACCATCGGCTTCTTGTCGGTGCGCTGCTCGGGGCCACGGTTCAGCTGCGAGAGCGCGATCACCGGCAGCTCCAGCTCCTTGGCCAGGAGCTTCAGGTTTCGCGACATGTCGGAGACTTCCTGCTGACGGCTCTCCTGCCGCTTGGAGCCACCCGACTGCATCAGCTGGAGGTAGTCGATGACCACGAGCTTGAGGCCGGCACGCTGCTTGAGCCGACGGCACTTGGCGCGGATCTCCATCATCGAAAGGTTCGGGGAGTCGTCGATGTAGAGCGGAGCCTGCGAGACGTCCGGCATCCGGCGGGCCAGCCGGGTCCAGTCCTCGTCCGTCATGGTGCCGGAGCGCATGTGGTGCAGCGCGACCCGGGCCTCCGCAGAGAGAAGGCGCATCGCGATCTCGTTGCGGCCCATTTCGAGGGAGAAGATGACGCTCGGCAGGTTGTGCTTGATGGAGCAGGCCCGGGCGAAGTCCAGGGCGAGAGTCGACTTACCCATGGCGGGACGGGCCGCGATGATGATCATCTGGCCCGGGTGCAGTCCGTTGGTGAGCTGGTCGAGGTCGGTGAAGCCGGTCGGCACACCGGTCATCTCGCCGCTGCGCGAGCCGATCGCCTCGATCTCGTCGAGCGCACCCTCCATGATGTCGCCGAGCGGCAGATAGTCCTCGGTGGTGCGCTGCTCGGTGACCGCGTAGATCTCGGCCTGGGCCGAGTTCACGATCTCGTCGACGTCACCGTCGGCCGCGTATCCCATCTGCGTGATCTTGGTGCCGGCCTCCACGAGCCGTCGCAGCACGGCGCGCTCGTGGACGATCTCCGCGTAGTACGAGGCGTTGGCCGCGGTCGGCACCGACTGGACGAGGGTGTGCAGATACGAGGCACCGCCGACGCGAGTGATCTCGCCGCGCTTGGTGAGCTCGGCGCCGACCGTGATCGGGTCGGCGGGCTCGCCCTTGGCGTACAGGTCGAGGATGGCTGCGTAGACCGTCTCGTGGGCCGGCTTGTAGAAGTCGTGACCCTTGATGATCTCCACGACGTCCGCGATGGCGTCCTTGGAGAGCAACATGCCGCCGAGCACGGACTGCTCGGCGTCGAGGTCCTGCGGGGGCACCCGCTCGAAGCCCGAGAGACCGCCGTCCCACGGGCCGCTGTCGCTGCCGCGGTCGTGCTGGTCCTCCCGGCCCCGTCCGCGCGCACGGCCCTCGCCGCGGGGTCGTGCGACAGGCAGCCGGTCACTCGGTCCGCTGTCGGCCCAGGGGTCGTCCAGGGGCTCAGGAATGCTCATCAAGCCACCTCCTCCCGTCCGCTCCGCGGACCTAGCCGTGCCACTCTTTCTTACGCCACGGCTCGGACAAACAAGAGGCTTTGACTCCGCTTCTGGCGCGTCGGGCGCCGGACCACGGTAGGCCCGCGGGCACCGTCAGCCAATCTGGTTATCCACAGGGCCTGTGGGTGAACGACCAGATGCTGTGGAGAACTCCGCAGAACCTGTGCACGGACCGGGGGACAGCCATGTGGACAAACTCATAGCCAACCCCGATCCACGGCTCTGACCTGGCCTTTTTCCATCCACGGGCTGTGGGGGAGAAAAACTTTCCTCTCCGGATCAAGATCAGAACAAACGGCGCACAGCCGAAGGCCAGAGCACCGCATTTGTAAGGACCTCAACCACATTGCATCTCTTACCTGTGGAAGATTAGATTGGGCTCCATGACCCAGGCTCCCCCGACCCCCAAGGCCGCCCGCCGGCAGCACGACCGAGAGATCATCTCGCTCGCCGTCCCGGCCTTCGGCGCGCTCGTCGCCGAGCCGCTCTTCCTCATGGTCGACAGCGCCATTGTCGGCCATCTCGGCACGCCGCAACTCGCCGGTCTGGCCATCGCGGCAGCCCTGCTCGCCACCGCCGTGAGCGTCTTCGTCTTCCTCGCCTACGCCACCACGGCCGCCGTCGCCCGCCGCGTAGGAGCCGGCGACCTCAAGGCTGCCATCCGCCAGGGCATGGACGGCATCTGGCTCGCGCTCCTCCTGGGTGGAGCCGTCGTCGTACTCACGCTGCCGACCGCCCCCTGGCTTATCGACCTTTTCGGCGCCTCCGACACCGCCGCCCCGTACGCCATCACGTATCTGCGGATCTCCAGCCTCGGCATCCCCGCCATGCTCGTCGTCCTGGCTGCCACGGGCGTCCTGCGCGGCCTCCAGGACACCCGTACACCGCTGTACGTGGCCATCGGCGGCTTCGCGGCCAACGCACTCCTCAACGTGGGCCTCGTGTACGGCGCCGGCATGGGCATCGCCGGCTCCGCATGGGGCACGGTGATCGCCCAGTTCGGCATGGCCGTCGCCTATCTCGTCGTGGTCGTCCGAGGCGCCAGACGCCATGGCGCCTCCCTGCGTCCGGACGCGGCCGGTATACGCGCCAGCGCACAGGCGGGCGTCCCGCTCCTCGTCCGCACGCTCTCCCTGCGAGCGGTCCTGATGATCGCCACGGTCGTCGCGGCCCGGATGGGCGACGCCGAGGTCGCCGCCCACCAGATCATCCTGTCCCTCTGGAGCCTGATGGCCTTCGCCCTCGACGCGATCGCCATCGCGGGACAGGCCATCATCGGCCGGTACCTCGGCGCCGACGATGCCGAGGGCGCCCGACAGGTCTGCCGGCGCATGGTCCAGTGGGGTGTGGTCTCCGGCATCGTGCTGGGCGCACTGATCGTCGTCGCCCGCCCGCTCTTCATCCCGCTCTTCACCAGCGACACCACGGTCCAGGACACCCTGCTCCCCGCCCTGCTGGTCGTCGCCGTGTCCCAGCCGATCTCCGGAGTGGTCTTCGTCCTTGACGGCGTGCTGATGGGCGCGGGCGACGGCCCCTATCTGGCGTGGGCCATGCTGCTCACCCTGGCCGTCTTCGCCCCGGTCGCGCTCCTGGTCCCCGCCCTCGGCGGTGGGCTGACGGCCCTGTGGTGGGCAATGACGCTCATGATGACCGTCCGGATGCTGACGCTCTGGCTGCGCTCCCGCTCCGGGCGGTGGATCGTCACAGGAGCCACCCGCTGACGTGTTTCACGTGAAACGGCGGAAGGGCCGCACCCCGAGGGGTGCGGCCCTTCCGTACTGCTGAGAGCAGCGTTACGCGGCG contains:
- a CDS encoding GNAT family N-acetyltransferase encodes the protein MSDLEIRPATADDLPDIVAMLADDPLGAQRESPDDLTPYTAAFERLAQDPNQHLVVAARGPKVVGTLQLTIIPGLSRRGSTRSIIEGVRIHAEERGGGLGTRLIEWAVEESRRQNCQLVQLTSDATRTDAHRFYERLGFEASHLGFKLTL
- a CDS encoding MATE family efflux transporter — encoded protein: MTQAPPTPKAARRQHDREIISLAVPAFGALVAEPLFLMVDSAIVGHLGTPQLAGLAIAAALLATAVSVFVFLAYATTAAVARRVGAGDLKAAIRQGMDGIWLALLLGGAVVVLTLPTAPWLIDLFGASDTAAPYAITYLRISSLGIPAMLVVLAATGVLRGLQDTRTPLYVAIGGFAANALLNVGLVYGAGMGIAGSAWGTVIAQFGMAVAYLVVVVRGARRHGASLRPDAAGIRASAQAGVPLLVRTLSLRAVLMIATVVAARMGDAEVAAHQIILSLWSLMAFALDAIAIAGQAIIGRYLGADDAEGARQVCRRMVQWGVVSGIVLGALIVVARPLFIPLFTSDTTVQDTLLPALLVVAVSQPISGVVFVLDGVLMGAGDGPYLAWAMLLTLAVFAPVALLVPALGGGLTALWWAMTLMMTVRMLTLWLRSRSGRWIVTGATR
- a CDS encoding GNAT family N-acetyltransferase, producing the protein MPTSLTSLDQLPIRRLTADDLTACADLSEDRGWPREEHKWGLLLTAGTGYGIDDPAGKGLVTACVVTSYGPGLAAIGMVLVAERYARQGVGRRLMLHVLEEAGDTPLTLHATPNGQPLYEQLGFAQTGRAEMVMGRFTPTEPAPDIPTRPATAEDLQAILRLDTEIFGLDRTHMITRLPAFADQLRVTETDGEITGFAAAWPNMHTQVIGPLIARDTATAQALVASLATATDRPLRTDIDVRHESLLRWLKTNGLAPIAFNAVMVRSLDGLPGDWRRRFAPLTVAAG
- a CDS encoding serine hydrolase domain-containing protein, which gives rise to MTSPFDVLLPSTERALLHRVAVAQSEGRSPSLVGAVARDGAMVWSGSRSCVDGHAPDADTQYRIGSLTKVFTAVLVMRLRDEGLLDLNDPLDKHLSGTGVGDVTIAQLLGHSAGLAAETPAPWWERTPGTVRPELADVLGDDPRVHPVGRRHHYSNPGYTLLGSLVEAARGVSWEEALRGEILEPLGLTRTSAQPVAPHAGGWAVHPWADVMLPEPSEDLGVMAPAGQLWSTAEDLCRFAGFLAQGDDRVLSAASVEEMRTPAAPPGAGEWEGGYGFGIQLLRKDGRTLIGHTGSLPGFVACLWVSVEDGVAAVALANATSGPPTSVVAADLVRIVADAEPRFPEPWRPLPAAEVDQELLELTGPWYWGTYAYGLRLGSDRSVVLEPLRGPGRRATFRALPEGGWIGLNGYYAGEKLRVVRRADGSVSHLDLASFVFTREPYEQGGAVPGGVDEAGWRGL
- the dnaB gene encoding replicative DNA helicase, with protein sequence MSIPEPLDDPWADSGPSDRLPVARPRGEGRARGRGREDQHDRGSDSGPWDGGLSGFERVPPQDLDAEQSVLGGMLLSKDAIADVVEIIKGHDFYKPAHETVYAAILDLYAKGEPADPITVGAELTKRGEITRVGGASYLHTLVQSVPTAANASYYAEIVHERAVLRRLVEAGTKITQMGYAADGDVDEIVNSAQAEIYAVTEQRTTEDYLPLGDIMEGALDEIEAIGSRSGEMTGVPTGFTDLDQLTNGLHPGQMIIIAARPAMGKSTLALDFARACSIKHNLPSVIFSLEMGRNEIAMRLLSAEARVALHHMRSGTMTDEDWTRLARRMPDVSQAPLYIDDSPNLSMMEIRAKCRRLKQRAGLKLVVIDYLQLMQSGGSKRQESRQQEVSDMSRNLKLLAKELELPVIALSQLNRGPEQRTDKKPMVSDLRESGSIEQDADMVILLHREDAYEKESPRAGEADIIVGKHRNGPTATITVAFQGHYSRFVDMAQT
- a CDS encoding MarR family transcriptional regulator, which encodes MTATDPALTALSQGWCSLSLLHGRIESHIERALETNHGLSMREYSLLDVLSRQHSGPGGHLQMKQVADAVVLSQSATTRLVTRLEDRGLLTRYLCATDRRGIYTDVTEAGMALLEEARPTNDRALREALDEAAKDPELTPLVRVVEGMWVPA